The Maridesulfovibrio sp. genomic sequence TTCGGCGCATGAAGGAGGAGTTTTTTCCTCCGGGTTCACCAGTATTGCCAGATCATATTTGAACTGCTTGAGGCGTGGACGGATATGTCGCTTCCTCGTACTGTATTCGTCCAAAGCTTCTTTTAGTAAATCCCGGTATTCTGCTGCAACATTTTTAACAGAAAGTACTTTGAGCTTTTTAACTATCCAACGTTCTTTGAACTGAAGGCAAAGACTGAAGAATGGAATTGAAAAGAGACGGAACAACTTATGTGCAAGTTCATCAAATCGTGGGTCATTGGCTTTTCCCATGATCACGGTCAAGGTGAAATCCTGAGCGGTCCAGAAAGACAGTTTTGCCTGTAGATAATCCCCAATTTCGTCTAGAAGACTCTGTGCTACCATCGGAGTTGAGGCATCCTTCATATTCACAACGGACGGTACTACCGTGTGGTTGCGGGCATTGGCCAGTAATGAGACATAATATCCTAATGAATGGGCTCTATAAGAACTACAGATATTCAGTACATGAAATCTGCTGGATTTGGCGTAGTTATGATCTGACAGGTACTCCTGCGCAGAGCAGAAATTCAGCTTGGAGGACCAAGGTTGTACAGACCTGATGTCGTCTGTCACGATAAGCAATCTGTCCTGGACTGTCCTCTTGGTGGAGAGCACCAGAGTCATCCTGAGTCCGGACTCTTCCGGGCCATAGTAGTCAGGTAGGGTTCTTGTCGGTTCAAAGCCGAACTTGCGGTACCAGCCGATCAGCTTTGAATTATTCATGTCAACTTCAAGAGAAATCCGTTCATATCCATGGCTGACCGCAAAGCTGACAATGTAGCGCATAAGCGATTCACCCAATCCTATTCTCCTGAATTCCCTGTCTACTGCCAGCGAATATATGCGAATCGAGCGTTTGTAGTGAAAGACAACGGCAGCTCCCATTTTGATGGATTGCTTACGTTTTGGAGGTGTTTCGATGATAAGCACGAGCTGGCTGGCACTTGTGATACTGTTTCGCAGGCTTCGTTTCGAGCTCTGACGTTTTTCTGCGAAGCACTCTTTTTCAAGTCGTTCCACAAAATCTAAATCATCCGGGCCAGCTTCCCGAATGACATAGCTTCGGCAAGGCGTGTTATCCATTTCGCATATCAGGCTCATGTAGTTCTCCGTAGCTGAATTTGCAGACAAAAGTAAAAAAGGCCTATCTTGGCAAAAAACAAATATACCTAAGAGATAGGGCGGTAAACAAAAATAAATAAAAATAAAGCTAGTTATTTAATGTTCTTATCGAAGAGGTAGGGTTTTTAATCCGGTCATGGTTTTAGTGTCTCCTTGGTGGATGAAGTTGCATCTACGGAGATAGAATGTCCTTCATATTTGATACACCTTGAAGATGTTGACGGGGGTGAGTCTGAAAAACAAAAAAGGACTCAAGAATTCCTGATTAAATCCTTGAATCTTCATGGGGATCGTGGGTGGTGAAATCGGAGCAGCACTATTTTGTAAATCCAACAGTTCTTATTGAACTATAAGTACTACTGGCGGTAGGAAGAGGACTATGGTATATAATCAATATCCAAATTTTTCTTTGTGTAAGGTGTTAAACTCTTGTTTTATCTTATACTTAGGGGAATAAATTCTGTAGGCAATTAATTCAAGAGGGGAATGTTATGTCCATAATTACTATTTCAAGAGGTTCATACAGCCGCGGAAAGGAAATTGCAGAAAAAGTGGCCGAGACCCTGCAGTATATTTGTATTTCACGAGATCTTCTTTTGGAGTCTTCTAAAGAATTTGACATCCCGGAAGTCAAACTTGTCCGGGCTCTGCATGATTCACCGTCGGTACTCGAACGCTTTTTGCACGGAAAAGAAAGGTATCTTGCCCATATCCGCAGTTCCCTTTTGCGTTATGCCCAGAAGGATAATCTTGTATATCATGGCCTGGCAGGGCAATATTTTTTGGCGAATATCCCACATATTTTCAAGGTCAGGATTACCGCAAATATGGAAGACAGAGTCCGTGAAGAGAGCAGACGAGAGAATATTTCTGCTGACGAAGCCAGATATATTTTGCAGAAAGATGATGAAGAACGCAGAAAATGGGGCCTTAAAGTATACGGTGTCGACACTTGGGACAGCAGGCTTTACGATATGGTTATTCATATTGGAGCACTTACAGTAGATGATGCTGTAGCTATAATTTGTAATGCTGTTCAGAAAGATGTGTTTAAAACAACCCCGGAAGCGCAAAGAAAAATTGATGATATTGCCATAGCTGCATATGTGGAGGTTGGACTTGTTGATATTGCTCCATATGCTGTGGTCGCATGCGAGGATGGACGTGTAACTATACATTTCCCCAATGCGGTAAGCAGTTTGAAGAAGAAAATACTAGATAATGTTAAAACAATCGCAACGAATATCGAAGGGGTAAAACATGTAGATATTTTGGGCGTTGAGAAAAGCCACTACAGCAAAGTTAATCCGTTTCATAACATTGATTGACAGCTCCTTGCATATGTATAGATCAATAAAAAAAGGCCGCGTTATGCGGCCTTATTTTTTGCAATAAGAAAGTGGGATAGGGACTCTTCGAACATCATTCCTTGATCTCATTGTTTGTACCGGGGTAGACCCCGCTACTGTTTGATCAGCACTTCCCTGCCCTTGAGTTCTATGTTGTTGTCCGGGATATTGATGCCCATGGATTGCAACTGGCTCAGGAGTTCTTCAAACACAAAATCGTCCGGGGATATTTTCGGGTCCAGTTTGATTATCAGGGCTCCGTTCTGGATAGCGGACTGTCTTACCGAGTCAGCCGAGAGTCCCTTCTTGACCTTGAACATGGTCCGTTTGGAATTCAGACGCAGGGTCACGGTGGCCAGATCCGTGCCGCTCCTTACGGGCTGGTCTTTATGCTTCGCCATAGTGATCATCTTGCGGATTACCTTCTTGGCGTCATTCATAAGTAGGGAGGCCGCATTTTCGGCCACCTCGGAGAGTCCGTCGCGAATGGCTATGCTGGACTGACCTTTCGGAATCATGACCATGAATTCCTGTGAACCCACAGATTTGATAATGTTATCATTAAGGTTAAGCACGGAGAGGGCTATCTCGGCTTTAAGTTCTCTTTTCACCTGGTCGAAGTAGAGGGAGGATATTCTGTAGTAAAGAATGATAGTGATTTCGTCGGCATATTTCTTTTTTACCGCCCGGACCAGCCTGTTATTGAGGGCAAAATCTTCATTGTCGGCGTCAAAATAGACCCCGACAACTGGATCGTCGTGCGACACCTTCATACGCTTGAATTCATCGACGGTGTCCAGTCTGGTCAGGCTGAGGCCTTCCTGGTTTGCCTTGGCGATGATGGCGTCGCGGATGGCCCGCTGGTAGGAGGTGTAAAAGAGTACGAAGGGCCCCAGTCCCCGCAGTTTGCGGGTCGTGCCGGCATCGGCCTGACTGAGGATCAAAGACATATCGGCCTTGGAGGGGGTTTCCTCCATGATCAGGATGACCGCATTCTTGCGGCCGGACTGCACTCCGCAGTTCAACTCCTCCATCAGACAGTTGGACTTCTCATCGTCAATACGGACCAGATATGAACCCTCCACATAATCTCCCACCTGGGTCGTGCCCTGATTTGTGATATTGTGGATCAGCGAAGCCCGACTGTCTATGATCTGCTTCTCGCATGATTTTCCAGCAATGGCGGGGTTGACCCGCCTGATGTAGTTGCTGACTGCCTGTTTGCGGGCCATCTGTTCCAACTGCTTTCTGATCTTGAAGCTCTTTTTGCCCTTTATTCTTACTGAAACGCCGAGGTCTTCATAAGCGCGGGCAGGTCCGGCGGCAAGGGTAAGCAACAGAACGATTGGCAGCAGTATTGCGATATGTGGAATTCTGCAGATCATTTGTTTTACCTGCTCAGCCCGACGACGGTTTTGTCCGCTGAGTCATCCCTGCGGTGTTTCTGCTTATTCACGACAACGTCGTAGTCAAGGGCCAGAGCACTGCGGCCTATGCCGTCGGCCATGTCCTGATCTGTATCTTCGAACTTGAAGCCGTTGCGGTAGATATAAAGGGATCTTTCAAAATCACCGAGTCCTTCAAATGCCAGACCCAGATTGTAGATATCCGAGGTCATGTTATCCAGATAAGATTCGGCATCCTCAGCCAGTTCCGCATTGTCGGGAGCCTTGAAAGGTTCACGTTCTTCTGCCGGCAACTCTTCCTGCTTTGCGGCGTGCTCCGCCTTCAGTCTGCGGAGCAGAACTTCTTTGGCAACACTATCGAAATCCAGATCTTCAATCAGGGTCTCGGCCAGGTCGCCGTTCTTATCGGCGATCTTCAGGGCCAGATACTTGGTCAAGCCTCGATAGGCCTCGGTCATGAACAAGGTATGGGTCTTTTTGTCCTTGCCATGCACTGACACCTCAAAGGATTCGTAATGGGGCTGAATAACCGCCCGCAGCCTTTTGGCCACCTCTTGCGCCAGAGCATTTTCCATGTTCAATGTGGCCGGGATGCTTTCATTTTTATTGCTGACCTCATTGTCCAGAGCAGTTTTTTCCTTGGCTTTGGAGACAAGGCCAAGTTTTTCGGAAATAAAATCAAGACTGAATCCGTCCTTCTCTTGGGGGGCGGGGCGAGTTCGGGTCGCATTGAATCCTATGAGTTCAAGATTCGTGGAAAAAGCACCGTTGTATATCTCAGCCGGTTTTCTAGCTACTTCAAAGACCTGAGCAACTTTTTCAACTTTCCCGTTACGGCCCATGCGGTAGAGGTTCAGGCTCATCATCAGGGTGGCGGTCATCGTCCTGTAGTGGGCCTTGTAGAATTCATCCTTTTTCTGGGTGGTCAGGGTTTTAGTGCAGTATCTGGTGGATCCGTCATCATTGGTGCCGCAGGCGTAGCGTACGGTCCTCCACTTGCGCAGGCTTTTCTTGCTGGGTGCGAAGTTTTTGTATTCATCGGATACCTGCCACCATACCTGCCCGTAAAGGAGGCCGTTCAGGCGGTTTTTAGGTCTGGCGCCTCTGTTGATTGCGTTCAGTTTTTTTTCTATGTCGAGATCGACAAGCTGGAAGTGCGGCTCGGCGTAAAGGGCATCGGTGACACAACGACGGGCAAGGTCGCAAATCCTCCCGGAGGCACTGTACTTACCGGCGGCGATGTTGGGTTTGACCGAGTTGAAGGGAAGCACCGCGATCTTGCTCAGTTCGCTGATTTTGATTTCCCCCGGTTTGAGCAGGTTGACTTTGACTTTCTGGACACAGCCTGCATTCAGGCAGAGCATTGCTGCGAGAATGACTATCTGAATGATAATTTTACGCATTTAGTTGCTCCTGATTTCGGGGTTTTCAGTGATGACCTTCGCAGGCTCCAAAACCTGTCTGGAAGCGGTCATCATTTCATTAATTCGGGATACGGAATTTTTGGCGGTTTCGTTTTCGGGATCGAATTCGGAGGCTTGCTCATAGAATTCCAGTGCTTCGGAACGCTGCCCGATGATTTCCATGATGATGCCCATGTTT encodes the following:
- a CDS encoding GNAT family N-acetyltransferase: MSLICEMDNTPCRSYVIREAGPDDLDFVERLEKECFAEKRQSSKRSLRNSITSASQLVLIIETPPKRKQSIKMGAAVVFHYKRSIRIYSLAVDREFRRIGLGESLMRYIVSFAVSHGYERISLEVDMNNSKLIGWYRKFGFEPTRTLPDYYGPEESGLRMTLVLSTKRTVQDRLLIVTDDIRSVQPWSSKLNFCSAQEYLSDHNYAKSSRFHVLNICSSYRAHSLGYYVSLLANARNHTVVPSVVNMKDASTPMVAQSLLDEIGDYLQAKLSFWTAQDFTLTVIMGKANDPRFDELAHKLFRLFSIPFFSLCLQFKERWIVKKLKVLSVKNVAAEYRDLLKEALDEYSTRKRHIRPRLKQFKYDLAILVNPEEKTPPSCAEALEKFKKAAEKIGFYVEFITKADRRRICEFDALFVRETTAIEDHTYAISRHAYTEGLVVIDDPWSIMLCSNKVYLHEKLACSGVCQPRGWLLTKKDIADELVQPLVFPLVLKLPESSFSQGVYRVESHAELQEKLKKMLEKSDLIIAQEFLVSEYDWRIGILDNKPIFACKYFMARNHWQIYNWNSADSIDFSGQHEAVPINHVPASILKAAIRASSLIGNGFYGVDLKEIGGKAYVIEVNDNPNVDSGIEDQLLGNELYELIMQSIFNRIEFERQQIRYIS
- a CDS encoding cytidylate kinase-like family protein; this encodes MSIITISRGSYSRGKEIAEKVAETLQYICISRDLLLESSKEFDIPEVKLVRALHDSPSVLERFLHGKERYLAHIRSSLLRYAQKDNLVYHGLAGQYFLANIPHIFKVRITANMEDRVREESRRENISADEARYILQKDDEERRKWGLKVYGVDTWDSRLYDMVIHIGALTVDDAVAIICNAVQKDVFKTTPEAQRKIDDIAIAAYVEVGLVDIAPYAVVACEDGRVTIHFPNAVSSLKKKILDNVKTIATNIEGVKHVDILGVEKSHYSKVNPFHNID